The genomic region TGATTACAGATATGATCATATACTGTTGTTGGAGTTATTCCaacacactaaaaatatatttctttgaccctcaataaaatataagacatttgtaattttaaactattcTTGATAATGTTTCTTTGAAATGAACTCAAgtggttttataaatataaaataaaagtttggcaCTGGTTTGTTGAGGCTATTTGCAATTTGTAACCAGGAGAGGTTAACTcaaataaaactggaaatttcagtaaacatttaCCTGTGATGATTATGCtccataattttctttaatatattaaaataatctaatgaatatgtttttactttaaattagtaatttttacaAACCTTTAAGAGCTAATTAGTTAACGAACTTCTGATTTGATTGAATTTATGTTcagtaatattacttttaaaatactaaCCTAAAATTCTTTCTACTGTAGGATTATTGTGTAGAAAATGTTGTAGtgaaattaagaataaataaaaagccTTCAGAGCTGAAACATTGAAAAGTATgaaatgatatatatttgtttacattatcaataaatacttgaaagaatgacaaaatttCTCTTTCTGTTCTCATACATTTTTGTTACTGATTCAGCCTGCCATACATTACACATCTGcatatatattattaagaaatCCAAACCAAAGAacaaaacagtttctatttaTAAACTGACAAAATATTTACAGATGCTTATATTTCCATAAACTTAATCTTAACAAAATGAGGTAATAAAACACATATACAGAATAAATTAACCATGACATACCCAAAGTGTGACTTATGGTTTTGCTTTCAATAAAATTAGTCTGTACTACAGTCTCAATCTAACATCATGTGCAGCAGCTCTCAGCAAGTGTAATATGAGAAACTGGAACCACAGAAGAACAACTTAGTTTACCCTACAAATCTTCCCATGGTCAAATGCCATGTCAGTGcttttgttgacttgcattcaaaattcatatgaaactattttataaattgatgTTCATAAATTTTATATCCAATTTtggattataattaaaatgttagtattaaatttcttaatttaaaagaaaaaactaaaaaaaatacttaaactttgATTTGTGTGTGTCACAACATATGCTGAATGCACCACTggttcaaataaaatgtttgtgatgttaaaatattaagtttatagtttcttacaaatcaAGAAATCAGATTACTGATACTTACAAGTTAGAATCTAGTAACCTGTTTTTTAGATTCACTGAAATATCTCTAATGTACTGAATCAACCACAGAAGCTCCACTCTTACCATTTTTGGGAACATTCCTCTATATACACTTTGGTCTATgatgtgtgaataaccaatcaaaagctcagaatgttcccCCTATTGGTGCAAACcatgatttaaataataatgaacattttttatttatgaaagaagtctcaatgagtttgttttttgtttcaagtaTTCACAATGGTCAATTTTATGTCAAGTTATAGATGcaagtttaaaatacaaagtgatttaagcatttaaatttgttatatttcagtGGTACAAAAAAGGAAGCACAACTTTATTATAAccatatgtacaaaataaatgcTTCCATATAGGAACATGGAGTAATGAAACGTAGTTATATCTTATGGGTGTGGTGTATCACAGATGTCTCACAAGGTAATAAACGTGCCAATACAAAATTTGTATcgagaaaagttaattaaaaatctagtatattatatacaaaaactaTATTGGAAGCatttgcatatatattatttttaatattattttgataaaaacatttcaacataATCTAAAACATGGTAAAaaaacatgttatgttatcatgcctaaatatttaacttgtataattttagGTGAAAAGATAAACAGttgcatataataaaattatactgaGAGCATTTGCACAattctttttacattatttagaaaaatatatccAACATAATCTAGAATTCAATAAAAATGTGTCATTTTAACATACctgaatatttaacttttatatttctgtctcACAAGAATGAGATACAGTTTAAGAAATGGAGATTGCTGCAGTTTCTCacaaaaatttgataaaatttgcAGTATCTAGACAACAATAACACCAATTTTTAACttgttcaaaaaatgtttttaagatatacatttttttgtattacaaAGAGGGTGAAAACAAATACACTGGTTTTTCCTGCTTAATCCACATATCATAACCTCATGTCAGGCTTCCTATGTTAAGTTTTAATCAGCAGGATGTGAAACAGGTATTGAATTCTCACCATGTACATTTTTACTTACTTTATATCACAGCAGCCTGTTCATTTTCCACCAAACAAAACACACCTACATATATTATACTTTCAACAAGTCAATCAGGAAAGTTTCAGGTTACTTACACTGACATATCAGCAAGTACCTTAATGTATTGCttggaaattatattttctatttaaaaagttttactgaTTAAACTAAGAATGTATTTCTACAACaaacctaaaataaacaaatgactCAGTCATACTTATAGAATATAGAAGTCATATGCCCATTATACATGTACAGACCTTACATTCAGAATGTATATCAGTATGTCTGATATTTCCTATTTCATGAACATTAAATTGACATTTTatgaaggaaaaaaatatattcagaagacagacagtttcaCCTCATTTCCTACCATTAACAAGAACCTCAAAACATTGTCTTCACTTCTTCATCAGTAAGCATTAttcaaacaagttaaaaaatCATACAGACAACATTGTCAAAACATATTCCTTCAGCATTCACATTATGTGTGTGTGCAcctgaaattaaaaactttacaaagaATAACcttgtttgaaatataatactCCCAATACTCTCACAATACATAACAAATTTCACCTTATACAAAAGGTCTTTCACAAcccaatatacaaaaaaataaaaactgtgcagatgtgttaatgttaaataaaagtaCAAGGTTCACACAATTATATTACCCAGTGAAAAAAATGctaaatatataagttaaaatataagaGAAAATACTAACCCAAAATGATAAGCTTTTTTATAGCTAAGCTGTTCACCTGGATCTTCAGTGTAAATCAGTAAGTGTTTCTGAATTCTCATTAACACTACTGTCTACTGCAATTCTTATCTGCCATGTGCAACAGTTCTTAAACTGCTTAAATGCCAAAGCCACCCTGGCCTTTTTTTCTTACTGTCATGTCAAACCAGTATAGTTTAGCCACTGGTATCCACAACAAACATCAACAGAAATAtgcttttcatttaaaaaataatatattacttacatTTCCTTACCCTGGAGATACTAACAGTAAATCCTGCTCTTTCTGTTGGTCATAAGAATCCCATTCAAGGACAGAAAAATGCTTTGATACactcaaatgttttttttccttaagTATTCTTTCATAAAATATGGGTGAATTTTATATGATGTAAAATATGGTAGCTAAAACAATCACACTGTGGCTGTAAAATGACTAAATGAATTATAGGGTGGTTGGATGAAAGAAAGCAAAAGGTTGTAAGTAATGCAGTCCAGTTAAACTGTACCCTTTTTACTGACAgattatctttgttctttctatttacattaatgatattaaGAAAGGCATAATTGGTTAACTAGTAAAGTTAGCTGATGACAAACTCTTAGTTATTTCTAGCAATATTGAGGATATTAACACATTACAAAATGACATGAATTTgtatatttggaaaatatttatgaaatgacCTACAATTAtacaataagaataaaataatgcatttaaatTATCATACTCTGGAtctcatatttaatataaatgagAACATATTCAATACAACAGTTTGATTGAAGAAAAGGACCTACGCATAATGATGGATAAGTCATTTGTAAATAGTACTGTTCTGTACTAGTAATAAAGCCTACAGAATTTTAGAGTACAATTACGGATGACATAGGTACTACTAATGGAAAGAGGTAATTATCTCTTTAGACACATCACTGATAAAGTTTCTCTTGAAATACTGTGTACAAGTTTAGCTGTTTTAGCTAAGGATAGAAGGATATTTGACCTACTGGAATGGATTCAAAGGTAGGCTACTAGGATGGTTTCACTAACTGCTTCAAATACATGAATTTTCTATCTTCTGATTAACAGgagttttattaagtaaaaaacaaaaagtttcaaaacttttaaaatttgccATTAAAATCTTTAGGAGATAATTAATATACTATCTCAACATAAGTTCTATTATAGTATTAGCAACAGATCACTGTCTTAATGGCCTGATCACTTATCAGACACTATGACAACATGATTTTAAGTCACTCTGTTGTGTAGCTTCCTTTCTATATGAAATTCATGatccaaattataataatttctacATCTTAAGTGGATTGTTACAGgcataagaaatgttttatagtGCCTCTTGAAAATATAATGATTGTGATTGTTGAattatataatgagaaaaatataaattcttgAAAGCATACTGTACATTAATCAGCATTTTCATACAACTACTgaatcaattataaaaaaaaattgcgtTTTTTACCATAGTAACAACTACACTGAAAAGTCTTCAACTTCAGAATATATAAACTGCATTTTACTTTAGTAACATAAATTTCTTGTTATAATTCTTTTCAACAATTCCAGTAACTGTACAGAAATGCTTGCTATGCTTTTTAACTGTATCGGTAAACTAAGTGCATGCCAATACAAATGGATTTTTCAATACACTACAATGACATATTTATAGTAATTATACcaagtgaaataattatatttccatGTCATAATTACTTATCACAGTTATTCTATTAGActtttacaatgttatttatttttaaatacagagAGCTTCATTATAATTATTCTTTACTCATTTAACTTTCActctcaataataataaaatatatcatgtgaCCAAGGCTATGTTTGTAACTTGCAATTACGAAGAGTGAAACTTTTTagtttacaatataattttaacaagttGAATACAGTAAATGTTGCTGTATTTAGCTTCAGAACATGTATCGTTAATACATCTACTCAAGAGTTACATTTACCAAAAATAAGTCTCCCATAAGTCGAGGCATTCCAATTGCCAGAGATGGCAACAAGTAGATGcgattttgaattttattttactgcATTTTATATTTTCGGATACTTGTCatctgacattttatttttatatgcaagTAATAGCAGTCACAGAGTCTGAGAAAGCCTAGTTAAAAATTTACAAACGCGcttatatttaacagaaataacgagCTACGTACTTTCTTCTGACAACATCACTATCATTATTACAGAGAGTACTTTGAGAACATTGCCCTAGGATacacaattaataaattataccCACATAacctacaaaactttatatttctttgttgcAACCGTACTCACCACTTTTTCATGTCAGAATCGTCAAATACTTCACAAAATAGGTAACCATAACTGagaattagaaaaacaaatacgTCATTAACAATAAATGATAAACTAAGGACAATAAGCTTGACTCCAAACTAAATCACAACTGCTCCCACTTTACCGGAAGTAACATGATCACGTGATAAAAGTATTTGTCCAATAGGGGGAActacttacaactttaaaatttaaacttgaaTAAGTCTCTCTATCTACCTAtcgctttttttttcttctgttgtttccTTTTTCTATAAAAGCTTTATATTCATGTAGATTTATATCAGGtgaaataagtaaatacatagataaattaaattattataaacctttagttaattaaaaacaacatattcaaCTTCAATGCTTAGTAGAAATGTAgtcaataattaatatattaaccgAGCTCAAATTTCTTGAATGGGTCAgtggtaaaaatgtatctcagaacggctggtatggatattaacatttttactaataaaacaaagaacagcgtttcgactttcctaggccatctttattagtaaaagtgttaatgcccataccagccattctgagatacatttttacttcaagtcggtttctcgtcatcaagaggtCAGccataagtttacagacttaaacgatgctaaaattatgggttcaaTTCCATGCTGTTAACAGAGTGCAAATAGTCTATTACATAACTTTACACCTTGAGAAACAACAATAACGACAGAAGTAAACGCTTCCTATGGAATcgaatatttatctatataatataatgtgataattatagaaatttaaactttttctttCGTTCATGTCAACTTTTggaaaactattaataattttttacaaacaaaatatttgtttggttttcaaGTTTAATCAAACAATTCATAGTAAACGTAACCCAGCCTTCTGCAACATCGACTCTGAAACCAATcaattaaaactgtgatattttccGGGTTGTGGATTTTCTTCGGTCTGTGAAATTTACGGTTAGCCTACTGGAGGTTCGAAATATAGTCATGTagtatgtgatttttttatatttttactctcCAACAGAGTGAGtcaggaaaaaaaaagagttggaTCATCGAAGGGACAAAGGAACaatcattattaacaaaaaaaacaacaaaacaaagataacagcaaatgaaataataaaataaagggaAGTATATCTATTTTGGGTATGTCGGACTggtaagagagagaaagaaagtgaaacactagtGAGCTGTCGTTCATATGTCCGATGTATGCCACCACCACCTCATTCCTCTAGAGTCTAGAAGGTAACATACAACAAAGTAGtactacaaaatgaaaataacccTAAAGTTAAAAAGTAGTATTTAtaataagctacattttatagttttaatttaggtGATAGCTAAAGGGTGCATGACGTTACGATCAAgaaagtttacaaaaatattcctGGAAAATAACGTATGTTTATTAATGCTAGTGATTTAGaggttttgcaaaatatttatcaatagaGCATTCAAACAGAGTTTAGTTGGTAGTGGCAGTTCCCCAGTGAAGTATTACGATTAGAATTAGTTATATACATTCAGTAAGTAACTTAAATGTTTAGCTGTGAAATAAAtcaagtaagtttatttgtacCTTAGTGTTAAAGCCATAAGTCATTAAATCTGttgaatttaaatgtttgtttctttattgttaagcgcaaaactacacaatgctatctgttttgttttcatcactgatattaaaatatgttataatatctCAGACTTGCTTCTAAGCCATTTGAAAGTAAGCTTGAAAATGAAAACGTTATTTGCCAATGAGGCCTACAGCTGTTTACAAGGTATACTTGTCTATAGCCAatgttaaggaagaaataaactagTTTGTTATTTATCATCAAGTGAAATGTATTTTTACCCCGTCTTCAGTAAAGAACCAGctgaatttaaaatgttacagtattatttaaaaataaaaaatcgtaTAACCTCTTCTATACTAAAACAATGTTAACTCTTACAAAGAGCTTTTAGGAAAAGTTAAAAATCTTatcagtttttatcattttactaaAAGTTCCAAAGAAAGAGAAATTTGAGCAAAATATGTCTAACAGGGGATAACTTGACTTTTAATTCAATAATACACAATAACAATTTAAACTAGATGTTAGAGAAACAAAGAGTATGGGAAGGAAGATAGGTAGACCAAAAGTCACAAAAAGAAGGAGAGAGCTTGAGTTCCATGGCTATTGCTACTCCAAAATATGCTAAAATATCTTCACAAGTTATATTAGTCCATTTTACAGGTTTTGTCAATGCGGGTTTACTTTTCTGGTGTGTTTTGACaacaatatgatttaaaatttcaaatgtaaagaaaagtataaataaatcaatttatggTGTTTGAAGAGGTTACCTGTCAGGAAAGAGGTTCACCCCTATTGAATTGTATATCACATGCATCCTCTGTTATGTATCATTACATATGTAAATTGTGGATTCTctgatgtatgtatgtataatctGTGAGTGTGATATGTATCATACATTTCAGAAAGAATACATGATGTGCTAAAATACACAAATTACATTGGATTTTGATcaacaaatatgtattaaaattgcTGAACagataatttgtatatttacaaaaatgaTGATAGTTTACTTTGAAGTAACTACCAAAgaagttttatacaaataaagatgATCTTTagttaatcatgaatttacgcAACTTCCATCCAGGGTACAGCTACCCTAGCTAATATattgaaaggttatcttaggacatgaaaaattgtttcctttatatataatttttaaaaacaccaaaacgtccataaaaatagcaaaacacaaaatgtgaaaacgtAAGTTTGTATGAATCTCCTCATGgatccaacaaaccttcatgccaaatttggtgaatgTCGATCAACAGAGTCAAagtagttacaaaaaaaaacctacaaaaatattcataaaaaatgcaaaattgaaactttgtgtgtgtttctCCATGGAGCTAATGAACCTTCATTCCAATTTTGATGAAAATCCAATTACATTCTGGAAAGTATTTACGTAGACATACAGCAGGCAGcgccattatatatatatagaaggcgCCACTGCattattcatgacgtcatattcGTACCCTGAGAAtgcatacaaataaaattttctgtGACTAAAAACGGAGACAAAACTAGAAAATCGTAGTCTCTATTACAAATGTACATGCATATAGGATAAAAATTTTGCGCAGTTGAAGGTTGCACAtcgtataataaaaacatttttttattaccatataagcaagagttccatcaTAGTATGATGATGACTAACGCAGGTTTTGGACAAACTTTACCGTAAATAAGCTTGTAGAATCAGTTTCATTCTATTTATTGTCTTACATCACATacatcattttaaagttttacttaTTCTTTAACGCTTAGTAATAAATGATGTTAGATCTACGTTTTCTgtgcttgtgtttgtttgtttgaagttaagcaaaatcCTATACAGTATATTATCCGTATTCTTCTTACCATGAGtttcgaaaaccggtttctagcactgtaagtccgaAAACATTCCACTATGCCACTGGAGGGAGGGGGATCTGTGGTATTCCATTCATTGATTGACATATTAAAACATGCATTTAAAAGATAATGTGAATGTTAAAAccagaataaaaacattaattttacgaGAAGgttcaaatatttctatttacgtaataaaagtaaataacgttcTAAACACTCACATTCTTTGTCATAGCGAATTTCAAGTAATCATAATGGTGTTCCAAGATTTACCTATTTaatctaaaagttatttaattggAAGGTCAGTTCTATTATTTCAcaagtagaaatattatttttaatttatcgtGGCGCCAGTGCATTCGACACTCATgcgacgtattcatgacgtcaatCTGCACCCTGTAAATGGAGAAAACTAAAGTTCTCCTTGACGAGAAACGGGAAAACATGACTCTAAtagcaaatctacatgcacacaggataaaaatttggCGAAGTTGGGCaatgcacatcgcgtaataaaaaagaaatcgtTATCATATTACCAAGAGTTCCATTagagcaggggttcttaaccaggggtgcccgcacccctagggggtgcgaagatgattcccaaggggtgcgaggatgcccatgaataattaaagcaaatctatatttttacataagagtatgctttatatttctcctaagaagaaacatttttgcttcagcagtgttccgagataaagttaaacctaaacctGATTTCCTAATGAAGTGGTAAAGTTGCATCAGATTCCAATACAGGGTAAACAAACGGGTATGTCATTTGGATAGACGAGGAAGGGACGCGTACAGGACACGTGCGCAACACGGAGAGAGAGGGAGGTTATCATCACGTCTCAGTCCACACCACCCATCCGTGCCATCAACACGTGAGTTATGGTCTCCCTGTTTCAAtgggttgtttttttctgatgcataacagtagggtggaagattggttatgtattatttcagattttgctttctacagatttatttaaatgagcgatgggttgtttacataacatacatcatcactgtagcagtgtagccgttacaatattttcatagaatgtattgtcatgcctacaaatctactgattaaaccaggtatttcagtctctccatcacatattttagagataattcataaaaaaagaaaacacctacacatgaatgtgtttcttttccagaTTTGTCTGCAGTATGTCGAAGAAACGAAAGTGGAATGACGAATATGTCAAGTTTGGTTTCACCTGTACTACAGAGAAGGATGGGACACAACGTCCACAGTGTATCCTGTGCAGCACACTCTTCTCCAATGCGAACTTGAAGCCATCAAAGCTTGATgaacatttcaagaacaaacatggTGGCAGGGATGCAGGAAATGACATTGTGACATTAAGGGTCAAAAGAGctaggtttgatcaggttggcacATTGCCGACTTATGGATTTTTGCCAACAGAGAAACCTTTACTGCGTGCTTCTTATGAAGTTGCATACCAGATtgctaaatcaaagaaaccccaTACAATTGGTGAGGAACTGATCAAGCCATGTGCCCTTGAAATGGCAAAGATTGTTCTCGACAAGGAAGCTGAGAAGAAACTCCAACAAGTGTCTTTGTCAAATGATGTAATCCATAACCGAATCATCGACATGAGTGTTGACATCCTGGAACAAGTTGTAGCTGACATCAAGGCTAGTCCAGTTAAGATTAGCCTACaagtggatgaatcaacagatgtatccaactgttgtcagctattggcagtagttcgttacgtgaaggagaaaaaagtggaagaaagtttcctTTTCTGTCAGTCCTTAAAGACAACTGCACAAGCTATAGATGtgcttaacaaaatacaagaatttttctcaAGAAACGAACTTCACCTTGACAAAATTGGTTCAATATGTACAGATGGTGCACCAGCAATGCTGGGCAATCGTTCTGGGTTTGCTGCATTAATGAGGAAAGAAGTTCCTAATCTGAAAATCACTCACTGCTTTCTTCATCGTCACTCTCTTGCAGCAAAGACATTGCCCCCAGATCTCAAGAAAACTCTGGATATTTGTGTCAAGGTTGTAAACTTTATTCGCAGCCGAGCTTTGAATCATCGATTGTTTC from Tachypleus tridentatus isolate NWPU-2018 chromosome 1, ASM421037v1, whole genome shotgun sequence harbors:
- the LOC143233276 gene encoding protein FAM200C-like translates to MSKKRKWNDEYVKFGFTCTTEKDGTQRPQCILCSTLFSNANLKPSKLDEHFKNKHGGRDAGNDIVTLRVKRARFDQVGTLPTYGFLPTEKPLLRASYEVAYQIAKSKKPHTIGEELIKPCALEMAKIVLDKEAEKKLQQVSLSNDVIHNRIIDMSVDILEQVVADIKASPVKISLQVDESTDSLKTTAQAIDVLNKIQEFFSRNELHLDKIGSICTDGAPAMLGNRSGFAALMRKEVPNLKITHCFLHRHSLAAKTLPPDLKKTLDICVKVVNFIRSRALNHRLFQSLCEEMGQNTLFFCTTLKKGTQHCDCKREIGCIQRKLVLWIKRVNLGNLANFPCLEETVTENSTLHPDFVAKVLEHMQMLRTSFEGYFSCGELQTYDNWILNPFMQNLEDVSGIKEDLIDLRHNREIKWSSPIVNWNTSGLLSWKHTLH